A stretch of Camelina sativa cultivar DH55 chromosome 18, Cs, whole genome shotgun sequence DNA encodes these proteins:
- the LOC104763100 gene encoding fatty acyl-CoA reductase 6, chloroplastic-like, which translates to MTNPIIVAYAKGQLADFWGDSLALLDVIPVDMVVNAAIAAMAKHGCGVSELKVYNVTSSSHSNPMRVGELMDLSHQHLRDSPLEETVIDLERMKFHSSLEGFTSSFIEHNNKTGKSD; encoded by the coding sequence atgacAAATCCAATCATAGTGGCCTATGCCAAAGGCCAACTTGCTGACTTCTGGGGAGATTCTCTAGCTTTATTAGACGTTATACCAGTTGACATGGTTGTGAACGCTGCAATAGCAGCCATGGCAAAGCATGGTTGTGGTGTCTCAGAGCTTAAAGTTTACAATGTGACTTCTTCATCTCATTCGAATCCCATGCGAGTTGGTGAATTGATGGACCTCTCTCATCAACATCTTCGTGACTCTCCACTGGAAGAAACAGTGATAGACTTAGAGCGTATGAAATTCCACAGTTCCTTAGAGGGTTTCACTTCCTCTTTTATAGAACACAATAACAAAACAGGAAAGAGTGATTGA